The proteins below are encoded in one region of bacterium:
- the nagB gene encoding glucosamine-6-phosphate deaminase, which translates to MEIIIQPDSDAAALMVARVIAREIRRKPDLVLGLATGRTMESVYGHLARMHQENGLSFASCRTFNLDEYIGIPAEHPCSYRHYMNLHLFNKIDINPKNTYLPNGTAPDLTAECHRYEEAIEERGGIDIQILGIGHDGHIGFNEPLSSLRSRTREKALTLSTLQANSAMFGNDINQVPRRAITMGVGSILDSKRALMLVTGASKASILAKATEGPITSMVTGSALQLHPRCTVITDEAAATNLEGLDYYRWIFANEPEWQNF; encoded by the coding sequence ATGGAAATTATTATTCAACCTGATAGTGACGCGGCGGCCTTGATGGTCGCCCGCGTCATTGCCCGCGAGATCCGGCGTAAGCCGGATCTTGTTTTAGGCCTGGCCACCGGCCGCACCATGGAATCCGTCTACGGGCATCTGGCCCGCATGCATCAGGAAAATGGGCTCAGCTTTGCCAGCTGCCGTACCTTCAACCTGGACGAATATATCGGAATTCCTGCAGAGCACCCCTGTTCGTACCGGCACTACATGAACCTGCACCTCTTCAACAAGATCGATATCAACCCGAAGAATACCTACCTGCCCAATGGCACCGCCCCTGATTTGACGGCCGAATGTCACCGCTATGAGGAGGCCATTGAAGAACGGGGCGGCATCGATATCCAGATTCTGGGGATCGGACATGATGGCCATATCGGCTTCAACGAGCCGCTCTCGTCCCTGCGCTCCCGCACCCGCGAAAAGGCACTGACCCTGTCCACGCTTCAGGCGAATTCCGCCATGTTCGGAAATGACATCAACCAAGTCCCCCGCCGTGCCATTACCATGGGCGTGGGTTCCATCCTGGATTCTAAACGGGCGCTGATGCTGGTCACGGGCGCGAGCAAAGCGTCGATCCTGGCCAAAGCCACCGAGGGCCCCATCACCTCCATGGTGACGGGGTCAGCCCTGCAGCTGCACCCCCGTTGCACGGTCATCACCGATGAAGCCGCCGCCACGAACCTGGAAGGGCTTGACTACTACCGTTGGATTTTCGCCAATGAACCGGAATGGCAGAATTTCTGA
- a CDS encoding Gfo/Idh/MocA family oxidoreductase, translating to MGKQYTAMVVGAGKRGMHHATAFQANPRFKVTGLCDIDASKLDAAAAKIGGGVKTGTDVNALAKELKPDVFCFCTMPNLRIPMLKAAIEGGAKLIAFEKPVALTSHELLIIRDMLAKAGVKAVVSHQHRYGVHYRKVKEIIASGALGRVHTVYGYATGWMTHMLSHLIDYTRWYNDEADATWVMGQAAGRGKLTDNHPSPDHIAGFVQYANGVRGIYECGAGAPDQPEVAKWWGKCRMGAQGTEGFAEVLTNGGWRAVTKRDGYQSGEGVMNYDLDMPPYIQDMADWLDGIKPHPCQFESAFKGAEIMLAMQQSAILGGQIALPLTTGMDEQDGFKKGLSDRKVLVSSEVNAKEYNV from the coding sequence ATGGGAAAACAATACACAGCAATGGTCGTTGGTGCGGGAAAACGCGGCATGCATCATGCCACGGCCTTCCAGGCGAATCCCCGCTTCAAAGTGACCGGCCTGTGCGATATTGATGCCTCCAAGCTGGACGCTGCCGCCGCCAAAATCGGCGGTGGCGTCAAAACCGGCACGGACGTCAACGCACTGGCAAAAGAGCTGAAGCCGGACGTCTTCTGCTTTTGCACGATGCCCAACCTGCGCATCCCGATGTTGAAGGCCGCCATCGAAGGGGGGGCCAAACTGATTGCCTTTGAAAAGCCGGTCGCCCTGACGAGCCATGAATTGCTCATCATCCGCGATATGCTGGCCAAGGCCGGGGTGAAGGCCGTGGTGAGTCATCAGCACCGGTACGGGGTCCATTATCGGAAGGTCAAAGAGATCATCGCCAGCGGCGCCCTGGGCCGTGTTCACACGGTGTACGGCTATGCCACCGGCTGGATGACACATATGTTGTCGCATCTCATTGATTACACCCGCTGGTATAATGATGAGGCCGACGCCACCTGGGTGATGGGTCAGGCCGCAGGACGCGGCAAACTGACAGATAACCATCCGTCCCCGGACCACATCGCAGGGTTTGTTCAGTATGCCAACGGGGTACGCGGCATTTACGAGTGCGGCGCCGGGGCTCCTGACCAGCCTGAAGTGGCCAAATGGTGGGGCAAGTGCCGCATGGGCGCCCAGGGAACCGAAGGGTTCGCGGAAGTGCTCACCAACGGCGGCTGGCGCGCGGTCACCAAACGGGACGGTTACCAGAGCGGCGAAGGCGTCATGAACTATGACCTGGATATGCCTCCTTATATCCAGGACATGGCCGACTGGCTGGACGGCATCAAGCCGCATCCCTGCCAGTTCGAAAGTGCCTTCAAAGGGGCCGAGATCATGTTGGCCATGCAGCAATCCGCCATCCTGGGCGGGCAGATTGCCCTTCCCCTGACCACGGGAATGGATGAGCAGGATGGGTTCAAAAAGGGTTTATCCGACCGCAAGGTTCTGGTATCTTCCGAGGTGAATGCCAAGGAATACAACGTTTAA
- a CDS encoding DegT/DnrJ/EryC1/StrS family aminotransferase produces the protein MNVPFYGHVRQYNNIKAEIDANIKKVIESGEYVQGPMNKQFEKEFAAFSGTKHAIGVGNGTDALWLTLMALGIGKGDEVITNANTFFATAEAIWIAGATVVMIDCDPKTKCIDPAKIEAAITPKTKCIMPVHLYGQCADMPAIKKIADKHKLYVIEDNAQAIDAAGDTFKIGELSDAVATSFIIQKNLGTFGDSGAIVTNNDKINTTTRLLRSHGSPARNVHSFGFNSRLDDIHAGILSAKLKHIHEWNNNRIKLAERYTAGLKGAKAFDLPYQKPGYRHVWHLYVIEVKDAKKRDEFVNWLVKNGVDAKTHYSIAIHQQAGYPWGKDARIVGSLANAEKNAATCISLPMFPELTTDEVDHVIAKCMEWDKANA, from the coding sequence ATGAATGTTCCATTCTACGGTCACGTACGCCAATACAACAACATCAAGGCTGAAATTGACGCCAACATCAAGAAGGTCATTGAGAGCGGCGAGTATGTCCAGGGGCCCATGAACAAGCAGTTCGAGAAGGAATTTGCAGCGTTCAGCGGGACCAAGCATGCCATCGGCGTCGGCAACGGCACGGATGCCCTCTGGCTGACCCTTATGGCTCTCGGAATCGGCAAGGGGGATGAAGTGATCACCAACGCCAATACCTTTTTCGCCACCGCCGAAGCCATCTGGATCGCCGGCGCAACCGTCGTGATGATCGACTGCGACCCCAAGACGAAGTGCATCGACCCCGCGAAGATTGAAGCCGCCATCACCCCCAAGACGAAGTGCATCATGCCCGTCCATCTGTATGGTCAATGTGCGGATATGCCGGCCATCAAAAAGATTGCCGACAAACACAAGCTGTATGTCATTGAAGACAATGCCCAGGCGATTGATGCCGCCGGCGACACCTTCAAAATCGGCGAGTTGAGCGATGCGGTGGCGACCAGCTTCATCATCCAGAAGAACCTCGGCACCTTCGGTGACAGCGGTGCCATCGTCACCAACAACGACAAAATCAACACCACGACCCGCCTGCTTCGCAGCCACGGTTCACCGGCCCGCAACGTTCACAGCTTCGGCTTCAACAGCCGTCTGGATGACATCCACGCCGGGATCCTGAGCGCCAAGCTCAAGCACATCCACGAGTGGAATAACAACCGCATCAAGCTGGCCGAGCGCTATACCGCCGGCCTGAAGGGCGCCAAGGCCTTCGACCTTCCTTACCAGAAGCCGGGCTACCGTCACGTGTGGCACCTGTATGTCATTGAAGTGAAGGACGCCAAGAAACGCGACGAATTCGTCAACTGGCTGGTCAAGAATGGGGTGGACGCCAAAACGCATTACTCCATCGCCATCCACCAGCAGGCCGGTTACCCGTGGGGCAAAGACGCCCGCATCGTCGGTTCCCTGGCCAATGCCGAGAAGAACGCGGCCACCTGCATCAGCCTGCCGATGTTCCCTGAACTGACGACCGATGAAGTGGATCACGTCATCGCCAAGTGCATGGAGTGGGACAAGGCCAACGCCTAA
- a CDS encoding mechanosensitive ion channel family protein produces the protein MFKCFSGLLKLSVVVFGVMPVSVWAAEATTNLATGVEAGASNVWLTFGLDRLCWLQGRMMGNPLWQYLAAILYVLLAFYASKGVDYLVQAKLRKLVEKTRTDIDDFILDLAHGPVKVITLVVLLHIGLRVFSWPQWAETFISNGLKIIVAGSITYLLLRLVDVGMQAWQNRVLAAGEAVLDMHLFPVIRKTAKGFVLVVAVLVTVQNLGMNVTGLLASLSIGGLAVGLAAQDTLSNLFGAVALFVDKPFRIGDRIQFEAIDGEVEGIGMRSTRIRNQDGHLVVVPNRTMANASLTNVSKRPNIKTVMNIGLTYDTSVEQIQRATHIVEEIFGTHPRTKDLLVSFNKFENSSLNIQIVHWFNSTDYKEYLQAMQMFNLDLKRRFDAEGIHFAFPTQTVFLKQDAPSIS, from the coding sequence ATGTTCAAGTGTTTTTCCGGGTTATTAAAATTATCTGTTGTGGTTTTCGGGGTTATGCCGGTGAGTGTATGGGCGGCTGAGGCGACCACGAATCTTGCCACTGGGGTGGAGGCGGGGGCGTCAAATGTCTGGTTGACCTTCGGGCTTGACCGTCTCTGTTGGTTGCAGGGCAGGATGATGGGCAATCCCCTCTGGCAATATCTGGCCGCGATCCTTTATGTGCTGCTGGCGTTTTATGCCTCGAAGGGTGTGGATTACCTGGTTCAGGCCAAGTTGCGGAAGCTCGTGGAAAAAACCAGGACCGATATCGATGATTTCATCCTCGATCTGGCGCATGGGCCCGTTAAGGTGATTACCCTTGTAGTCCTTTTACATATTGGACTGCGCGTATTCTCTTGGCCGCAATGGGCTGAGACGTTTATTTCCAACGGTCTGAAGATTATTGTGGCCGGCTCCATTACCTATTTGCTGTTGAGGCTAGTGGATGTGGGCATGCAGGCCTGGCAGAACCGGGTTCTGGCCGCGGGTGAGGCGGTGCTCGACATGCACCTGTTTCCCGTCATCCGTAAAACCGCAAAGGGGTTTGTGCTGGTCGTCGCCGTGCTGGTGACCGTACAGAATCTCGGCATGAACGTGACGGGGCTGCTGGCCTCCCTGTCCATCGGAGGGCTGGCGGTGGGGTTGGCGGCACAGGACACGCTTTCGAATCTGTTCGGTGCGGTGGCGCTGTTTGTTGACAAGCCCTTCCGGATCGGGGATCGCATTCAGTTCGAAGCGATTGATGGGGAGGTGGAGGGCATCGGGATGCGCAGTACCCGGATCCGCAATCAGGATGGGCATTTGGTGGTGGTGCCCAACCGGACAATGGCCAATGCCAGCCTCACCAATGTCAGCAAGCGGCCGAACATCAAGACGGTCATGAATATCGGCCTTACCTATGACACGTCGGTGGAACAGATTCAGCGGGCGACCCATATCGTCGAGGAAATCTTTGGCACCCATCCCCGTACGAAAGACCTGCTGGTTAGTTTCAATAAGTTCGAAAATTCATCGCTGAATATCCAGATTGTGCATTGGTTTAATTCGACCGATTACAAGGAATACCTGCAGGCCATGCAGATGTTCAATCTGGATCTTAAACGCCGGTTTGATGCGGAGGGCATTCACTTTGCCTTTCCAACCCAGACGGTTTTCTTGAAACAGGATGCGCCCAGCATTTCATAA
- a CDS encoding GTP pyrophosphokinase — protein sequence MNLDKALEIGVRAHAGQTDRLGGPYILHPLRIMMKMSSEDERVVAILHDVVEDSAVTLEDLAQSGFSRLVLDAVDGLTHRKEEPYEVYIERAAGNALARKIKVADLEDNMEFRRIHGLAEKDNERMIRYQKAYRFLTGRDFS from the coding sequence ATGAATCTCGATAAAGCATTGGAAATTGGCGTGAGGGCGCATGCCGGGCAGACTGACAGGCTCGGGGGACCCTATATTCTTCATCCACTCCGGATCATGATGAAGATGAGCAGTGAGGATGAAAGGGTTGTCGCTATCCTGCATGATGTGGTTGAGGACAGCGCCGTCACGCTTGAGGACCTTGCTCAATCCGGCTTCTCCCGGCTTGTGCTTGATGCGGTTGACGGACTCACTCACCGGAAAGAGGAGCCCTATGAGGTTTATATTGAGCGGGCCGCCGGGAATGCGCTTGCCAGGAAGATCAAGGTGGCTGACCTCGAGGACAACATGGAGTTCCGGCGGATTCATGGTCTTGCCGAAAAGGATAATGAGCGGATGATCCGCTACCAGAAGGCATACAGGTTTCTAACGGGCAGGGATTTCTCCTGA
- a CDS encoding uroporphyrinogen decarboxylase family protein: MKNIEPTNEEKQAVWDAYRAHKPIRVPLTWGVNPRIIMLNPVLNPEGFTYQQYFNEPRVTLIIQSRFHEYVATTLNRTCDSAVALPESWNFYVDNQNIYDGAYFGGEVVFDEGQVPSVRPAYTFDDMDAFLKRDFSPPLTNPWLKDRLEFHGRLVREAETFTYLGRKGTVGDYSLGFDGPVTAVATLFGADGIAILAAEPERARLLLDKLVDDVLIRNRALADLCGGWKKSDWTWFADDSIQLISSEMYRDLVLPVHARFYDATNSLSAADGQRCIHLCGDATRHFPVINRELGVTSFDTGFPVDFGQLRQALGPAVEISGGPSIMILREGTPDSCARETRRILETGIMQGGRFILREGNNLPPCVPMANLEAVYNTCREFGNYL, translated from the coding sequence ATGAAAAACATCGAACCAACCAATGAAGAGAAGCAGGCGGTCTGGGATGCCTATCGGGCGCATAAGCCAATACGCGTGCCGCTGACGTGGGGCGTCAATCCGAGGATTATCATGCTTAATCCCGTGCTGAACCCGGAAGGGTTCACTTATCAGCAGTATTTCAATGAACCGCGCGTTACGTTGATCATTCAGTCCCGTTTTCACGAATATGTGGCCACCACCTTGAACCGGACCTGCGATTCCGCTGTGGCGCTTCCTGAATCCTGGAACTTTTATGTCGATAACCAGAACATCTATGACGGCGCCTATTTCGGGGGAGAGGTCGTCTTCGACGAAGGGCAGGTACCCAGTGTCCGGCCAGCCTATACGTTTGATGATATGGATGCGTTTCTGAAGCGGGATTTCTCACCCCCCTTGACGAACCCCTGGTTGAAGGACCGCCTGGAGTTTCATGGTCGGCTGGTCCGTGAAGCGGAAACCTTCACCTATCTCGGGCGCAAAGGAACGGTAGGGGATTACAGCCTGGGTTTCGACGGGCCCGTGACGGCCGTGGCCACCTTGTTCGGTGCGGATGGGATCGCGATTCTGGCCGCCGAGCCGGAAAGGGCGCGACTGCTGCTGGATAAACTGGTTGATGACGTGCTGATTCGGAATCGGGCGTTGGCAGACCTGTGCGGGGGGTGGAAGAAGTCCGACTGGACCTGGTTTGCGGACGACTCGATCCAGCTTATCAGTAGTGAGATGTACCGGGACCTGGTGTTGCCGGTGCATGCCCGCTTCTATGATGCCACTAACAGTCTCAGCGCGGCGGATGGACAGCGCTGCATTCACCTGTGTGGAGATGCGACCCGCCATTTTCCCGTGATCAACAGGGAATTGGGGGTGACCTCGTTTGATACCGGGTTCCCCGTTGACTTTGGTCAATTGCGCCAGGCCCTTGGGCCTGCCGTGGAAATTTCAGGGGGGCCATCAATTATGATTTTGCGTGAGGGAACCCCGGATTCGTGTGCCCGTGAAACCCGGCGCATTCTGGAAACAGGGATCATGCAAGGCGGTCGGTTCATTCTTCGCGAAGGAAATAATCTGCCGCCCTGCGTTCCCATGGCCAATCTGGAGGCGGTCTACAATACCTGCCGGGAATTCGGCAACTACCTATGA